One window from the genome of Flexibacter flexilis DSM 6793 encodes:
- a CDS encoding DedA family protein: MKEILEIVDMLFNSEAIIAKGGLMLVAMIVFAETGLFFCFWLPGDYLLFLAGMLCGTGTFDVNIAALVGYIFAAAILGNYMGYWFGLKVGGKLYQRPDSLFFKRKYLASTREFFDKYGGKTIVIARFLPIVRTFAPILAGTSHMTFMAFSLYNFIGATFWVGGLVLGGYYLGVQYPQIINYVHWIIVFFLSITTFTVVKSYLKIRESHKKNQPANVSK, from the coding sequence ATGAAAGAGATTTTAGAAATTGTTGATATGTTGTTTAATTCGGAAGCAATTATAGCCAAAGGCGGACTGATGCTTGTGGCCATGATTGTTTTTGCCGAAACTGGGCTTTTCTTCTGTTTTTGGTTGCCAGGCGACTATCTTTTGTTTTTGGCAGGAATGTTATGCGGGACGGGGACTTTTGATGTAAATATTGCGGCACTGGTGGGCTACATTTTTGCGGCAGCTATTCTGGGAAATTATATGGGCTATTGGTTTGGGCTAAAAGTGGGCGGAAAACTTTACCAAAGGCCAGATTCATTGTTTTTCAAACGAAAATATTTGGCCAGTACGCGCGAGTTTTTTGACAAATATGGTGGGAAAACCATCGTTATAGCGCGTTTCTTACCGATTGTACGCACGTTCGCCCCGATTTTGGCGGGCACTTCTCACATGACTTTTATGGCGTTTTCGCTTTATAACTTCATTGGCGCAACTTTCTGGGTTGGCGGTTTGGTCTTGGGCGGCTATTACTTGGGCGTTCAGTATCCCCAAATCATTAATTACGTGCATTGGATTATTGTCTTTTTCTTGTCTATCACTACGTTTACGGTCGTAAAATCGTACCTAAAAATTCGCGAAAGCCACAAGAAAAACCAACCTGCCAACGTTTCTAAGTAA
- the trpS gene encoding tryptophan--tRNA ligase: MARILTGIQSSGKPHLGNLLGAIKPAIALSREEKNESLFFIADLHSLTTIKDAQARIENVNAVAAAWLAMGFDTEKNMLYKQSHLPEVCELTWYLSCFSPYPMLANAHSFKDKSDRLADVNAGLFTYPVLMAADILLYQADIVPVGKDQVQHLEIARDIAAAFNRTYNEDVFVLPQARTDSQIMTIPGTDGQKMSKSYGNYIDIFQPDKALLKVIKTIQTDSTPLEEPKNPDTCNVFKLYQLLATAEQTADLRARYLGGNYGYGHAKQALFELIVATFEKERALFNDYMANPDEIDRILRKGADKARAIGSQTLATVRQKLGF, from the coding sequence ATGGCCAGAATACTCACAGGCATTCAGAGTTCAGGAAAGCCGCACTTGGGCAATTTGCTCGGCGCGATTAAACCTGCTATCGCTCTTTCGCGCGAGGAGAAAAACGAATCGCTTTTCTTCATCGCCGACCTTCATTCGCTCACTACCATCAAAGATGCCCAAGCGCGCATCGAAAATGTAAATGCAGTGGCCGCCGCTTGGCTGGCTATGGGTTTTGATACAGAAAAAAATATGCTGTACAAACAATCGCATTTGCCAGAAGTGTGCGAACTGACTTGGTACTTGAGCTGCTTCTCGCCATATCCGATGCTTGCCAATGCCCACTCTTTCAAAGATAAGTCCGATCGTTTAGCCGATGTAAACGCAGGTTTGTTCACGTATCCTGTGCTAATGGCTGCCGATATTTTATTGTATCAGGCTGATATTGTGCCCGTTGGAAAAGACCAAGTGCAACATTTGGAAATTGCCCGCGACATCGCCGCTGCCTTCAATCGCACGTACAACGAAGATGTTTTTGTGTTGCCGCAGGCGCGTACCGATAGCCAAATTATGACTATTCCTGGCACGGACGGCCAGAAAATGAGTAAGTCGTATGGCAATTACATCGACATTTTCCAACCCGATAAAGCCTTGCTCAAAGTCATCAAAACGATTCAGACGGACAGCACGCCATTGGAAGAACCAAAAAATCCTGACACTTGCAACGTGTTCAAGCTGTATCAACTTTTGGCTACTGCCGAACAAACTGCCGACCTTCGCGCACGTTATTTGGGCGGAAATTATGGCTACGGACATGCCAAACAAGCTCTTTTTGAACTAATCGTAGCAACTTTTGAGAAAGAACGTGCGTTATTTAATGACTATATGGCCAATCCAGACGAGATAGACCGTATCTTGCGCAAAGGTGCTGACAAAGCCCGCGCCATTGGTTCGCAAACGCTCGCAACGGTGCGCCAAAAATTAGGCTTTTAA
- a CDS encoding superoxide dismutase — MDKRAFIKNAAMLAMAAMVAPSVLAEQKANTANIVPLEGVSTDDNTQFTLPPLPYATDALEPNIDKMTMEIHHGKHHQAYVTKLNEAVKGTKAEGLSLEKLLTDVDKYPVAVRNNGGGHYNHSLFWQLLTPTGEKQPLAETAKAITAAFGSFDDFKKQFAKAGADRFGSGWAWLIVNTKGKLEVISTPNQDNPLMKLKGITNGTPILALDVWEHAYYLKYQNKRADYIAAFWNVVNWAEVEKRYLAATKK; from the coding sequence ATGGACAAACGCGCTTTCATCAAAAATGCAGCAATGCTCGCCATGGCGGCCATGGTTGCGCCTTCGGTTTTGGCCGAACAAAAAGCAAACACAGCCAACATTGTTCCGTTGGAAGGGGTTTCTACAGACGATAACACTCAATTTACGTTGCCGCCGTTGCCTTACGCCACCGATGCTTTAGAGCCAAACATTGACAAAATGACGATGGAAATTCATCATGGCAAACATCATCAGGCTTATGTAACAAAGCTCAACGAAGCCGTAAAAGGCACGAAGGCAGAAGGTTTGTCTTTAGAAAAGTTATTAACAGATGTGGATAAGTATCCTGTCGCGGTTCGTAACAATGGTGGCGGCCACTACAACCACAGTTTGTTTTGGCAATTGCTTACGCCAACAGGCGAAAAACAACCTTTGGCCGAGACAGCGAAAGCCATTACAGCCGCATTTGGTTCTTTTGATGATTTCAAAAAACAATTTGCCAAAGCTGGTGCAGACCGTTTCGGGTCGGGTTGGGCGTGGCTTATCGTCAATACCAAAGGCAAATTGGAAGTAATTTCTACGCCAAACCAAGACAATCCGCTGATGAAACTCAAAGGTATCACCAACGGCACGCCGATTTTGGCTCTCGACGTTTGGGAACACGCCTATTATTTGAAATACCAAAACAAACGCGCTGATTATATTGCGGCTTTTTGGAATGTGGTAAACTGGGCAGAAGTAGAAAAACGCTATTTGGCTGCCACTAAAAAATAA